One genomic window of Pseudomonas aeruginosa includes the following:
- a CDS encoding LysR family transcriptional regulator, with protein sequence MIDDIRYLIVFAKIAETGSVSGGAEALGLSAATASLHLSRLERNLGRALLYRNSRKLSLTQDGTQLLDTARSMLELYEKGFIEFRQRAVSTRNSLRISMPAVFVNGDFTRHLAAFIEEHPDLDLGIACDDSRHDIIGDGIDIAFRIGDLPDSSLKARHLFLLPRQVVAAPAFLARHAPLEHPRDLQRLEWIGLGMRPDSRLFRHARDDEEVRVDYTPRVRVDSVEASCRLARLGVGLAAPPTYLSDEPIRRGELRAVLPEWRLEPLKVYAVWPPNVPASSIAYTLINRLYEAFNPG encoded by the coding sequence ATGATCGACGACATCCGCTACCTGATCGTATTCGCCAAGATCGCCGAGACCGGCTCCGTCTCCGGCGGCGCCGAGGCGCTGGGCCTGAGCGCCGCGACCGCCAGCCTGCACCTGTCCAGGCTGGAACGGAACCTGGGCCGTGCGCTGCTCTACCGCAACAGCCGCAAGCTGTCGCTGACCCAGGACGGCACGCAGTTGCTGGACACCGCCCGCTCCATGCTGGAACTCTACGAGAAGGGCTTCATCGAGTTCCGCCAGCGCGCCGTCTCGACCCGCAACAGCCTGCGCATCTCGATGCCCGCGGTGTTCGTCAACGGCGACTTCACCCGTCACCTGGCAGCCTTCATCGAGGAGCATCCCGACCTCGACCTCGGCATCGCCTGCGACGACAGCCGCCACGACATCATCGGCGACGGCATCGACATCGCCTTCCGCATCGGCGACCTGCCGGACAGCTCGCTGAAGGCCCGTCACCTGTTCCTGCTGCCGCGCCAGGTAGTGGCGGCACCGGCATTCCTGGCCCGGCACGCGCCGCTGGAACACCCGCGCGACCTGCAGCGGCTGGAATGGATCGGGCTCGGCATGCGCCCCGACAGCCGGCTATTCCGTCATGCGCGGGACGACGAGGAGGTACGCGTCGACTACACCCCGCGGGTGCGCGTCGACAGCGTCGAAGCCTCCTGCCGCCTGGCCCGCCTCGGCGTCGGCCTGGCCGCGCCGCCGACCTACCTGAGCGACGAGCCGATCCGCCGCGGCGAGTTGCGCGCGGTGCTGCCGGAATGGCGCCTGGAGCCGTTGAAGGTGTATGCGGTGTGGCCGCCCAACGTACCCGCCAGCAGCATCGCCTATACCCTCATCAATCGCCTCTACGAGGCCTTCAATCCGGGCTAG